From a region of the Ammospiza nelsoni isolate bAmmNel1 chromosome 26, bAmmNel1.pri, whole genome shotgun sequence genome:
- the LOC132084242 gene encoding gastrin/cholecystokinin-like peptide — protein sequence MKASLCLCLILALAVAPSLCRPPAALGDPQEPPPSLARREWPQQLSQEQQHLLSQFLPHILTELNKHKAFVHEDEGLEALHDHFYPDWMDFGRRSTEDEDGAV from the exons atGAAGGcgtccctgtgcctgtgcctcaTCCTGGCCCTCGCGGTGGCCCCCAGCCTGTGCCGGCCCCCGGCGGCCTTGGGGGACCCCCAGGAGCCCCCCCCGAGCCTGGCCCGCCGGGAATGGCCCCAGcagctgtcccaggagcagcagcacctcctgtcCCAGTTCCTGCCCCACATCCTCACAG agctgaacAAGCACAAGGCCTTTGTGCATGAGGACGAGGGGCTGGAGGCTCTGCACGACCACTTCTACCCCGACTGGATGGACTTTGGCCGCCGCAGcactgaggatgaggatggtgcTGTGtag